The Thiorhodovibrio frisius genome segment ACACGTCGGTTTCCACCCTGACTGGTGTCAGGCGCGACGTCTTCGCATCGCTCGGAGACTGATCCGCAAAATCTGGCGCCGAAGGCAAGGCCGCCGCACTCTCCGGCAACGGAGGACTGACCACATCCGTACTGGGGGTCGAAGCTTGTTGTGCCGCACTAGTGGCGGTCGCTGCGCTCGGCACCGGGCTGCCATAGTCCTCAACCCAGGCAGAGTAGATCATGAAAAGCACGCCACCCAGCGCGAGAATCAATATCAAGCGGATGTTATCCATTAGGGATATCTCGTTTTTTTTCGGGAACTGGGTCAAATCCGCTGGAGCCCCAGGGCTGACAGCGCAGGATGCGCCAGAGGGCAAAACCAAGGCCCAAAACCGGACCATGGAGTGCCAGCGCCTGGCGCGCGTACTCCGAGCAAGTCGGGTGATAGCGGCAATGTGAGCCAAT includes the following:
- the yidD gene encoding membrane protein insertion efficiency factor YidD, producing the protein MRALIRAYQLFLSPVIGSHCRYHPTCSEYARQALALHGPVLGLGFALWRILRCQPWGSSGFDPVPEKKRDIPNG